From Solea senegalensis isolate Sse05_10M linkage group LG16, IFAPA_SoseM_1, whole genome shotgun sequence:
GAAGTTTCTAGTATGTTGTTCTTAGTCTTTTTCCATGAACTTTTAAACCTTTGTCAGCCTTGTTCCCCGCCCTGCCTTCAGAGCTGCTTTTGTAGAGTATGTAGAGAAACACCAGAAGCTCCTGACAGTGACGCTAAATGGCATCTGTTTAAATTGAACAAGTTCTCATTCAGTAACCTCTTTGTGGCCTTCAGTTGATATAGTTGACTCTGCTTTCTTTGTGTGGAGCTTTAAGTAGATGACTTCGGCCATTTTAGCAGGTTAACGGGTTGAAGAGGATTGGACTGTCCCGTGATTTCAAACAGTTGCATGTTGAAAGAATTTGATAATGCATCAAAATACACACACCATATCATCTCTCCCCTCCTTTCTTTTAACATAAGGTCTCAAGTGGGGCTCATTTTAAACGGTACGCTGACGATACAACCAGTTTATCAGCCGTTAAAAGGCAAATGATGTTCAGTTTCATTAGACACTGTTCATACAGCCTTGGGCAGCCAAGTCACTacctgtgaacacaaacacagacaaagtcaTGCTGCCACTCTGACTATTGAACTGACTTTGGACCCACTATCTTTTTTGTCACACTTTTTTATCCAAATGGTATTTATATTATACTGGTACAATTACTGTTTTCACCGTTAAACTGGTACAAAAGACTGAGCGAGGAAAGCAGCATTTCAGTATTCCTCTTTAAACTGAAGTCATCATAAAGGGAGTAGCTCCAcatttttggaagtactgtgcATTTATTTACTTGCTCTCAGAGGAATAGATGTGAAGATCAATACCACTTTCATATCTGTACAGTGAATATTTAAGCTACAGCCAGCAGCCTGGTtagtttagcttagcataaaggcTCTTCTCCAAAGGTAACAAAATCTGCCTACCAGCACACATACAAAtctataatttacattttccaaGGTCCTATATCAATCTCCTCCTTCATCAGGTGAGACTAAGAGCATTTCTCATATCTTGaacatcatattttttttgtttttcattgattTTAAGTACTGTGAACTGAAACTGTGACATGTTTACGGATACAAAGCTTTTTAAGCAGAGGAgttaaaagacacatttttacaaaatgatgTTGCTAAATGTCAGAGGTTGGGTTTGTTGTAGTGAGAAGGTCTGATTTTCATTAAGGGAAAATACTGTATGATGTCATTTACTTATTTGTAATCATAATGGACTTGGCATGCATTCAATTAGGCTATTTCCCCTCTAATATTACTGACGGTAGTGATTATACTGATCATGGTAATGGTTGCAAACATCAGGCTCCTTGTGATTTACTAATTTCCTGTTGCTTGCTTTGATTATTTCAAGCGGTTTGAATCGTTTCTTTGCCATTGATCCTGTTGTGGTGCGTTCAACGACAAGTGACCCTTTCTCAGGATGGATGGAAATCACATGACTTTGTAACAACGATAGTCGTCTCACTCCTGCTGAACACCTTGATCttaaaagtgcaaattaattatCAGACTTAAATAAGCTGTAAcctactttgtttttttggtgttcaGATTATTTGTcctctattttctttgtttgataGTTTCTTTGTTCGATGCTTGGACTTGATAGGGCTGTACAGTGGTCAGTATTTCATGCCCACAAGTCTCTGGCATTTTCTGCAGAGCAGATCAGACATGTATTTTCTATCGTACTGTGTCAACCTCAACCATGTATTTCCCTTTCCTAACCCAAGACAATTTGAAGAATGATGATATAGCACTAGAATAAAGAGATGGATAACCACATCAtgttttgtagtttttgttttagtctAAAATTGATGCTAGCACACTGTGTAATTCTGAAAGATGACAGATTTGTCCATTTTTGCCTCAAATGGGTGGTGTGTATGGCAATATTGGATTTATCTTGGTATTATCCCAATAAAGTATGCTTTCACTGGATTAGTGAGaaacattcacacgttcatatcGAGCATTTTGAGAATCTCACTTAGTCAAGATTGTGAATTGCAGGTATGTCCTCTGTCTGAGGAATTTATTGCTCAAACATAATACAGCTGATGATCAAATGGCCTGATTTGATCTGACCATATTATCTTTGTTAGGAGATTAGGGctttattcattgattcatcCACCCCATTTATATCCATGAGGTTAGCCTAAATAACATAAAACCTTTGTATACTGCAATACTACActcacatggttcagtccctccataaaacaaataaactactTTTCCATGAAGAGGCAATTAATAATTGTGTTTGGTTTACTTACATTAAACAGGTATATAAAAAGTGCaattgtaaatgtgtgtgactgtgtgtatttgtatttcttcaATCGTGAGTAATCATGCTCTTCTTGGTTTTGGTGTGGGGGGACCTTTGATCTGTTCCCTCAATTAATTTTGTATGAAAGAAAACTTGCAGAAAAGCTAAATGTTTAAGTATAACGATATCAAAATGGATGTAATGGTAGCGAAACACCCGAATGTTTTGATGTCCCCGATTTTACCCGTTAAAATCGGGTAAAAATGTAGGAGAATACGACCACGGATCATACAAAGAAATGGGTCTTTACACTTTTGCTCAAATACGAAAACATTGCCTGGGTTGCCAAATCCATGTCGTTTCCTCTTTAACTGTTTCACTAAActccatttatttttctataaaTTGTAAAGACAATCAACCTAGTGTATTTAACCTGGAAAGAGTGTATCTCTTGTTGATGTAATTGATCAATACATGTTATGCAACACGTGTTCAGGCAATATCAACGTGTAAACTCGTTAAACTCGCCAAACCGGAACTGGCAACCCGAAGAGAGCTCTTCTTAGTCCTGCTTCTTTGCGCCTTAGACTCATTCGCCATTTTGATACAGTCGAGTGAACGGTGCGGCGAACGGTTGCAGCTAACCAGCGACGTAAACGATACTCTGACGATTTAAGGACACCATTTGGGTAagttttttaatcaaagttaAGCAACAAAATTGTGCATATAAAGTGCATATTTTTTGTAACTTATATGTCCGTGGGTTTCGTTCATTTCCAACAGCTAATCGTGTCTCGCTAACGCTTGTTAGCTTTAGCCGACCTCGAGGCGAGCTAAAGCCACCGTGGAAGCTCGACGCTAAACATgtactgttcacattttaatAGATAGTCTCCCTgcaaaattagaaaataaattaatatgaaAACGTTCAGGGATTGGATTCCACCTaacgtttgtttttcttaaccGACAAACTGCTTTCATAGAATTATGTAAACGTGTCCTCAGGCGCGAGTTGGGCCTAGATTCAATTTTACATCCTGTGGCTAAGGGAGTGCTCAAATTCAactgaaatacaaaatactgCATTTTGAAAATACCCCGATAACTATTAAAACCAGTACTGTAGACATTACATCGAAGTTAATTATAGGCGTGTAAATTAAAGCGGGAGTAAGGGCCCGTATCTGTAAGACCATGTGGTTTTGCAcgtttttgttctcagaaacttgttGCCAATTGCTGAGCGTTTTAGTGGGTGAAGTTAAAGCGCCGTATTCTCTCTGCgttattgttttaaatacaaatttagACTCTAAATATCATTAGAGAGAACATGCCGGATATAGAGCTTTTGTCACAGAAAACCACATGTTGGTCGCCCCCcgtaaatgtttttaaaacatacatattcATGGTGGTAATGGTTAACCCGGGTCAGTTTTCGAATGACGTTTTTGACAaattaaaaagtctaaaatcgCTGACTCATTATTTGTGTCAAAGATCAGGTACTATTAAAAGCAGCAGGGTTTACGTAACTCGTTGTGGGGGATGAGACCTCGGTGTTTTGTTAAACAAAGCTGTGATTCCACAAATTAAACCAGTTTGACCAGAACTTATTTATCTCCAGTTTTCAGTGGTGGTCGAACTGTTGCTTGCATACACCAATAGATCGAGTTCACTGTTGAATCACAACATGAACCTAACtgcataaaaatgcaaatgattaCTTCCCTACATGCTAAACAAAACAATCGGGAAGTCAATTGACAAAAGCAATAAGAACTGCATCACTGCAGTTTTACATTGAAGGTTATTTTTTGTCTGAGACAAGTGTATTGTATTATGTTCTTtgacaaaagttacacattgaCTTCCACCTCCCCTCCTGTTGTGGTTAAATGTTAACCAAAACGTTTTCCCACTTGTGCAGACAACATGAGTGGCTGTCGTGTCTTCATTGGCCGCTTGAGCCCACATGCCAGAGAAAGAGACGTTGAGAAGTTTTTCAAGGGATATGGACGGATTCGGGAAATCAACTTGAAGAATGGATTCGGCTTTGTGGTAAGTGTCACCGCAGTAATTGTTTAAATCATGACGTCTGATCCGGTCTCCCCTTTTAATCTTCTTAGTTAACACATGGCTGTCCTCTTTTCAGGAATTTGATGACCATAGAGATGCAGATGATGCTGTATACGAGCTGAATGGCAAAGAGTTGTGTAGCGAAAGGTGATAATCCAATCTTGTGTGGTTTCTTTGTGTTCTAAGCCCGTTTCACTATCAAGTTAAACAGATTCGTAACCATATAGCAGTGTAGTGTGTGGCTACTGTGATAACAATGTTAGCTAACACTGATAATTCACAAGCCTCCCAATATTCTAAACATTGTTAGTGTTGTAGAGACTCTGTTAGAATCAGTTTGACATAGTTTGTATCAACAGAAGATTAACCTGCACTCTCTTGTTCAGGGTTACTATTGAACATGCTCGCTCtagaagaggaagaggtggTGGACCTGGAATGGGCCGTTtcggtggtggaggtggtggtggtggcggcggcggcagagGAGACGGAAGCAGCTACCGCCAGTCCCGCAGCAGTggatccaggtatgttagtctttAAATAGCAGCATTTATTTCAGCAATGCGTTCACATTCAAAATCAACTTGGGTCTACCAAATTAGTTTACAAGGTAAAAGGGCACCACATGAACATAATGATAAAATTATAAAGTACAATTTTTGGAATGGTTAAGTAGCAAAATCTAGTAAGAGTGAGGTGGTAATCTATGATTGTGTATTTTTCCACATATCCAAAAATGAGCTGGAAAATGGGACTTGACATGTGCAGTTGCAAATACAGTGGCAAAAAGACTATGGGTCTTTAAACCTTTTTCAAATGGGTCTGATTGAATCAATTGCTCTACATCTGAATGAAATTCAAATATTACTCAGGTCTGAGGCTGTAAATATAGCTTCACTAAAAGATGAAGGGAAACTGACACTGATAAGAAAACATCTTAGGATTTTAGAGTTGAGTGCCCttgtgtgaatatgttttaaatttgtctTCTTTGGTTCTACAGATATGGCCCTCCTATGCGGACTGACCACAGACTCATTGTAGAGAACCTGTCTTCACGGATCAGCTGGCAGGTACGAGATGACTTCACTTTCTTCTCTGCCGTACAACACAGGCCCTTTCATATTATGTAGTCACCTTGTAATGACATGcttaaaaaaagtgaagcagCTCTCATTTGATCGGACCCGGCTCAATTTGTTTGTGGTTAGAAAAACAAAGTAACATTAGAAGTAAGTACACTAGAAagcccactttttttttttttagtttcccACCATCTACATAAAGCAGTTTATCTAATCTTTTACCCTTTTTTAACAGCTGCTCTTAAATGGTTTCCTTTACATCAGAGGTGAATACACACCCTCTGCTGGAGGTGTCAGAAGTGTGTAGCGCCCTCTCTTGGTTGTTTTTCTGAATAGTGTCCATTTGGTGCCTCTCCTTACACGCAGTTGCCGCCGGTCTAAAGTCTTGGCTGGGCCCCGTAGCGGGTGAAAGTGGTCTAGCGCAGGATACGGTAGCCTTAGGAGGTCCGTAGCCACAGTCTGGAGGTTCTGGCATCCCCGACTGCTGTAACCCCCTCAAATCCACGCCCATTTGGGTCTTTTTCTGTTGCTGATCGAGCTGGGGTGGGGTGTTGAGTCGGGCGCACACCCCTCTCCTCTACTTGCTCTCTGGTGGTTCCTTACTTGAGGAGGCCGGATGCTGAGTCAAGGCCGAGGTCGTTTCTCAAGGGCTTAACACTGCATTGGTTCCCATTTGCTATTTGGACAAGTGGCTCTATTCTAATATCTTCCTGGGTATGGAGCGGTAAGTAGCATAAAACTCATGTGATTGGGTTTGTTTAGGGTCGGGTGGTAACAGTCTCAAATAGGAAGGGGGACAGTTTTATTCTATAAACACTTAACCTCTGTAGCATcaaatcactttaaaatcaaCCTTAAGAAACCCGCCCATTGGGTTTTTGTTCACTCACTGTACTTTTGTCATCCGCCCCCTTATTACAGTGTTTCAAACATAAATTCAGTAAGTTGTATTTAGAGGTAGACCGATTTAATAGGGCCGATATCGGTATTCAGATAAAGAATATTTGGGAATCAGCCAATCATGACAAACATATTTTGTCCTCACTTTTATCCAGAAGATGACTTTTTTGATGAcccatttaatatttaatttgattgaAAATGCTCTacatgcactgcagtgcagacattaATTGTGGATTTGAGATACAGACCATAGGTGTTCTAAAAGGCAAATTAATGGGCCAACAAAAGGCATCAATTATCGGCCGCCCTGGTTTTGTAAAATCGGCATCGGCCAAAGGCAAACTCATATCGGTCGACCTCTAGTTTTAATCTTTGACACATAAAATCCTCTCCCTGCTGTCTGGTCTTTCAGGCGTCTTTCAATGGAGTTCAATCAGGTTTTTGCTGATGAGCCAAACACAATACAAAGTCACGGAGCCAGTTTATGGGAtattttctaaaaaacaaaaaggcaacaCTTGTCCACTCTTACAAAGCATTTTCAATGGCTCTTGTTATCATGCCCTCCACAGAAATGGGAGCTTATTACAGAATGACAATGTCAGTATCAGATAGcccatgtttctgtgtgtgctggTTTCTGCTGCCTGCTCATTTCTCTCCCTCCAGGTCAGAAACTGCTCTCGCTGGCATCTCTTATTCTGTGCTGTTATTAATCCTGCATTGTGCTTTGAAACAGGACCTGAAAGACCTGATGAGAAAAGCAGGTGAAGTCACCTTTGTGGACGCACACAGACCCAACAAAAATGAAGGGtgagttgttattgtttttatcagtTAATTTGTGTTCATCCTTGGGTCCTAATAAATGTCTGTACTTGAACGAACACAGGGTGGTTGAGTTTGCATCTCGCAGTGATATGAAGAATGCCATCTCCAAACTTGATGGGACGGAACTAAATGGACGCAAGCTGAAGATCTTTGAAGACAGGAGAAGGTGACTTTGCTTTtactatttattaaaaaaaggttttacaaAGCACATGCACTTATG
This genomic window contains:
- the srsf5a gene encoding serine and arginine rich splicing factor 5a; protein product: MSGCRVFIGRLSPHARERDVEKFFKGYGRIREINLKNGFGFVEFDDHRDADDAVYELNGKELCSERVTIEHARSRRGRGGGPGMGRFGGGGGGGGGGGRGDGSSYRQSRSSGSRYGPPMRTDHRLIVENLSSRISWQDLKDLMRKAGEVTFVDAHRPNKNEGVVEFASRSDMKNAISKLDGTELNGRKLKIFEDRRSRSKSRSRSRSYSRSKSRSRSRNRSRSRSRSLSRTPEKKTSGGGGKSGARSPSRSKSRSKSRSRSRSRSRSPPPAQNKQSRSRSRSPRSRSRSRSRSRSASADSKH